GTTGGTCATGTCCGACATGCATGATAGCAACGGCGTTGAGTTACAGATTATGACGATATCCGGTACATGAGGTTGATTGCATAGGACAGGAATTCTGACGGGGTCTGGTCGGCTAGGATAGTTTGGCGCTTCGGATCTCaacctctttttttttggtcttGGAATATGACACTCCTACGAGGACCGTATACTCCTCCTGATCAACATGCACAGCAATGTCACGATATTGTAAAGGctgcacttgtagttgtagttgtacatTTCAGGAACAGATGCCAGACCCACACTTGACATAATATAAACAAATACAAGCGCTCATAACCGCGACCATGGCCAAGGCAGACACAAAATGCACATTCCACCGTTCCCACAACACTATACCTGTCAGCAGACTCTCTACATACCACATTCTCACCAACCACTGCATCAGGGTAACACTGCAACGGAGCTAACCTCGGACTTACAACACTTGTAGTCATCATGAGGAAGACTGCAAAATCCAGACCATCCCTGCGGTAGCACACCGCTCAACTGCACACTACGTGTTGCGGATTTTCAGGCGATTACCACCAAGTTGTGTTGTCAGGTCCGACCTGTTCACGCTCTCGCGGCTAAGACAAAAGTTGCGTTACGTCATGTCTTAcggctacagtatgtacgagtagccATTTGTAATTTAGCGTATGTGAATCCTGATTAAGTCATGATTTGAGTAAAGCATCGCCTCGAAAGTATCGGAGACGAGGCTGTCATTACTGGTACAGCACAATGGACTGCGATGCAAGACGCGCtacagctcctcctgcagCCATTCCCCGCCCACTAATCGCGTATCGCGTACTAGCGGTAGGCCCGGTCGTCACTATGTCgtgatactgtactcccACCATTTTCCACAGTGCGCCAGACATGTACATATTCCTCGTGACGTGAAAAACAACTTGGGCCCAAACTGCGGAAGTTTGTGAAGCTTGCTGCATGTCTATCAACAGGGGTCGATTGGATGCGGAGCCGTGGAGTCTATAATACACCAGGAGGTGTAGACAAAGGTCGACCAACCTCCTCCCCAGCTGATTGATCTCAGCCTCCCCCTTCATCAGCTGCACTCTGCAAGCCGTGGTGggaaaagaagagacaTAAGCATCTTTTTGACGCGCCTAACTTTTACCCCTGACGCGTAAGTCCGCTGGTACATGGGGAAGGGGGTGGACACTGTTGAGGCTCAACGATAAAAGGGTCAAATCGAGACGAATTGGCCGGAAAACGACGGTACACGACTGGGACGAAACACCCAATCACCTGTCTATCCGTGCCTATAACATACCCCTGAAGCTCGATGTCACGGACGATCACCGGTGTTGTGATTGGCATGCACCGAAGCCGGATGCGGAACTCTGTTTGGAGAGTCGAGGAAAGCCCTCGACACGTTGTAGAGATGATAGCAGGCAACAATAACGACCAAGACCAGCAGGTATCGCCCCATGACCTCCAACTGCCCCTTTGGAGGTTCCCTATAGCCGCAGTCTGTCATCTGACAGGTACCGTTGTCACGAACCCTGATAATGGTGATACTGAGTTAGGATTTTGGTCCGAGGTCTGAGTTAATTTTAAGAATCGAGCCCTGGGACAATAATAATGGGGGGTTTGGACAGTCGAGATGGATAATATCCAAGGCAGGAGCCGAGTGTGTGGGATCCAGAGACGTTTAATCATCCACACACACCTCCTCTCCTCCTGTATCAGCCTTGGGCATCGCACATTCCAGCCCAAAAGTTAGGTCTGCTTAAGGTTGCATTCTTCACCCCAAGCATTGTTCATAGTATACCAGCACGCAGAGTGTACatagtgtacatactacacGAGAGAGGTTCACTATCACCAACTCTCACAACTTTTTCCACACACTCGACCAGGGCGATTGCACTATGCAATGAACACACCGAGGGCGGCGCCGAATACAGTCCGACTGGGGCCCGAAGGACAGCTTCTGGGAGGGTCCCCGCCAGACATAGTGGAATACCTAACGTCTCCACACACGCTCGACTACACACTCATGTCCGACTTTTTTCTCACCTACCGCATGTTTATGGACGCGACggagctgctggggcttcttctggggCGGCTGGAGTGGGCCATTGGGGTACAGAACGAGGTGAACAAGGCGTTACGACAGAGCCAGAACGCGCGCAACAGTGAGAAGGGGAGAGACGTATGCGTCCGAACGTTTGTGGTGCTGCGGCATTGGGTGCTCAACTTCTTTGCAGACGACTTTGTGCCCAGCCACACGATCCGATCCATGTTTGCAGACACTCTCAACCGGCTGAACGACTCTAGCATGGTCCAACAGGACGCCAATTCACAACGCATTGTTTTCCAGCTCAAGAGCATCTGGACAAAATCAGTCAGCATGTACTGGAACGTGCCGCAGGATCTGGCCACCATATACAGCGGAGGGCTTGTAGGAGAGAAGCTAGTGGTCGAGAACAAGAACGCCAACCAAAGACTATCACTTAAACAACCACATGTCAGACGGAAGACCATCCTGTCTCTGTACCAGGACATTCCAGTTTACAATCCCGAGACGGCGGAAGGAGCCAGCAACTCCGGGAATGAGTCGATACCTTCCATTTGGACCAATTCTAGTATCGACGGAATTGCAGACGACGACCACCCCCTGAAACGAGGACACTCTACGATCAATGGACACATCATTCGAGGAGGAATTGCGGCTCCCAGGAATGCAGGACTCACACTAATTCAACCACCGACGCCAATTAAGTCGTTCAAGACCGCAGAGGGATCGCTGGTATCGTCACCAgaggtcaaggacattttgcagaagaaggatgcCAGATCACGCAGCACACGTCAGAGTCTCAACATGAAACTGGTGCGGTTTGCCACGAGACTCATAGGCGAAcatgagatggaggagctcagCAGAGAACACGTGTCTCCCCGAGTCACAGAAAGTATTTCTCTGGACCTGAGATACGATGTGCTGGGACAGAGAGTGTTGCAGGAGCTGCGCCATCTGGTTGAGAgcaaggagaagcagctgaACAACAAGGCCCAGAACGACGAGGTTTTCGAGGGCTTCACGTTTGCCAACGAGGGTAACAATGGGAGCCAAACAAACGAAGTAGACGGTCTCGACGGTCAGGCGGGCCAGGAGGATAATTCAGCCGGAAGAGAGAGCAGCAAGTCGTACGTTTCATACACTTCATCATTGGACTTTGATTTCAACCTGGTATCCACACCCCAGAAGTCTCCTACTCGGCTTAAGAAGCAGCAACGATACTCGAATCTCAACTTCAACAGTCCCACCAAACAGCCCCGAAGTCCCACCAAGGAGAACAGAGGCAAGCTCACGCCCTCGTTCATCGAGGCCATCAACTACTCGGTGCGCAATTCCGATGTTGGAAACGTGACAGAGTCGTGTGGCATGTTTGGAGTTGATGCGGAGGCTGTGGCTGGACTAGCTCAGATTCCTGACGACACAACCGAAGAAGACGCCATTGTGGCTGCTCTACAAAAGTTGGAGGGTACCTATGTGAAGGGcgagaagaaaaaacagCGAacgaaagaaggagacgTGGCTCAACAAATGCAGGATGAAGGTATTGAAGACGAAAGCAGGGATGAAAATGACTTGCAGAACTCCATCATTGGCCTGTATGACGATGATGAATCGCTTGATCCGTCCATGGTACAAAATGTGTCTGATCTGGACATTCCTGCTGGATTCAAGCCCAGTAAGAGCCTTGGACGAAGACCCAGTCCCAATCTCAATGTTGATGTCTCTGGTGGACCCTCTGACTCATATCTTCCCGATGCCATCGAGTTTGGAGCTTCATCCATTCCTGATCTCTTTTCCAACGGTCGTCACTTGCCCTTCATTCTAAACTACGATGCTGAGACTCTAGCTCAGCATATGACCCTGATTGAGCGTGATTCCCTTGCTGAGGTGGACTGGAAGGAGCTGATTGAGGCTCGATGgaacaagaagctcgagcCTGTTCAGTCGTGGACCTCGTACCTTGTTGCCAAAACCAACATTGGAGTTGATATGGTCATTACACGGTTCAACCTCGTGGTCAACTGGGTCATCTCCGAGATTCTGCTTACAAAGCGACTGGCTGAGCGGATCTGTGTTGTGTCCCGGTTCATCCACATTGCCTTTCTGTGTCGAGAAATGCAGAACTTTGCCACTCTCATGCAGATTGTGCTTGCCCTGTCTTCTAGTCACGTGTCTCGTCTCAAGGAGACCTGGCAACACATTTTGCCTcaggacaagaagattcTGGCCGAGCTGGAACAAATTGTGGTTCCCCTGAAGAATTTCCACAATCTCCGGCAAGAGTTTGTGTCCATTGACCCCGAGAAGGGCTGTATTCCATTTGTTGGTCTATCTCTCTCCGATTTGACGTTCAACAATGAGCGTCTCAAGTTGAGCGAGAATGGAGACGTCAACTTTGAGCAGTACAAGACGTCTGCTTCCATCGTCAAGTCCTTGATCCAGTGCATCGAGTGGTCCAAGAACTACCGGTTCCAGTCTGACGTGGACATTGTAGCCAAGTGTCTTTACTTGCAATGTCTGACCAGTGCGGAGATGGACCAGTGTTTTGAGTATCTTGTGGATCCCTAGGTTTCCCGCTTTACTACGCGGAGGACAGTTAAAAGAGTGCCATTAACGGCCTCAGTTATTTATTTGCATCAGTAATAGTAATAAATGTACACTATGTTTGACGACTTGTAGTAAgagcagtacatacagtaattgTATAGTGTTCTGATTATATATATGGTGTTGGGTCTAGACCCTCCTTGGAATATGCTCCCCCCACGCTTACCCCCCACGTTGCCTTAGAAAGTGCTCATAAAGTTGGCAGAGTGATACTAATAAGGTGGGCACTAAATAAGTCAGCGGAAATCTGGACTCCATAACTTGACAAGAGGGACATTaatctccacctccaggGGCTTCTCCGGATGTTACACGGCTAAGTATCGTGACTAACATGGGTAGTTTGCTGCTCTTATGCCTGACAGACCCTACAGACATCTTTTCTCAACTCCATTGTGGACCGGTAGGCTGTTATCTGCTCACTAAGCTGCTCCCGACTGTGTATATTTCTTCGCTATTTTAATACTTGCTACAATAGTATTAACGGTTATTCATTATAGCAATCAAAATACTTGCAaataccggtacttgtacctggCTATTCACTTTCAAAAatcactacaagtatgtgcaagtatgtacaagcaGCGAACTTTATTTATAACACAACGGCCTGGTAAATGAAACTCTAGGGTGGTTGCAaatgtggtggtggttccaGTGAACCGAGTAGTGGCGGACTAAAAGTGCGTCACCTGCGTGTGAGccatttctttttcacAAACAGTGATTGGTCACTCCCAAAAAGAGTGTTTTTTCTATCCAAAAGGGGGCCAATTGCGCGTGTTTCAAAGAGTGGCGCTTCAGTTACCTTGCATCGCGATTTCCTTGCGGCGTCAGAGACTCATCTTCGTGTTTGCGACATCGATATGCAAGCTCCTACAACCCCAGATCTTCCAGTCCGAGAGAGCCACAAAGTTTGAAGGGGGAGGGGTGtgacaagcccaagaagggtGACATTTATTTTCCGTGGGGTGTGTCTTTGTCTACGCTGTAGTTTTCGTGATCTCAATCAATGATTTCTGTATGATAATCTGTTGGGCCATCTTCAGAATGCCTTGCATAATAGCAACCAACATTGTACCTATAGGTGGTTGCTGCTTCATACGAGCTTGCCGTCTTATATTGAGTCTAAAGGGCGAACACACtgagaaacaaaaaaaaagagaacGGAATCCGGATCTATCAGCCCACATGCTTCCAGACAAAGAGTCAAAAGACCTACTGTATTAAGACCCTGACCAATAGAGTGACCTCTGTGGGTCTCTTTTTTGTCTGGCCTGGCCCATAAAAGGGAGCCTAATACTGGCCAATCTACACCTGTAGTCAGCAGTCTAGATTTCCTCTTCAAGGTCTTTTACTAAGAGTTAACAACGGTTCTACACGGCGCATGCACCAACGTATGATAATGTAACATCATCACAACATCCAACGAGGTCGAAACCACTCACACCCAGCACTTTAAACAGCACCCAGAAATCAATATATCGTCTTGAGTCGCTCCGCGGAGGGGAATTCTACCTTTGGATTGTTTCATAAGCACGTATAATCGTCCCCTCATTGGTAAATAATCTGACTAGGTTTCGGCTAGGTTTGGCTTGCCTGCATCCCAGGTGCAGCTGCTGACTATTCGAGTACCTCTAGTGCCTTGCTGTGAGACAAGGATTAGTAAAAGTGGAGATGATATATAAGGAGGGAACAGGACCCTTCGTCCCTGGCTCAATTGAACAGTAACATCTACAAACAACATGTCCAAAGAACTCTACGCCAATTCCAAAGACGACGCCGTCtactccacctccttcgGAGTCCCCTtcccccaccacccctACTCTGCTCAGCGAGCTGGTCCTACCGggcctctgctgctccaggaCACCTATCTAATTGACGCTCTGGCCCATTTCGACCGAGAGCGAATTCCCGAGCGAGTTGTCCATGCAaagggaggaggagcccacGGCTACTTCGAGGTCACCGATGATCTGTCTGACATCACCTACGCTGAGCCCTTCCAGAAGGCCGGCTACAAGTGTCCCGTGACGGTACGATTCTCAACTGTTGGAGGTGAGCGAGGCTCTGCTGACTCAGCTCGAGACCCCCGAGGCTTTTCCATCAAGCATCGAACCGACTGGGGTAACTGGGACATGGTGGCCAACAACACCcccatcttcttcatccGAGACCCCATCAAGTTCCCCCACTTCATCCACACCCAGAAGCGAGATCCTCAGACCAACCTGGGTGCTGGACCGGACGCTTCTCACTTCTGGAACTACCTGACCCAGAACCCCGAGTCTCTCCACCAGATCACCTACATGTTTGGAGATCGAGGCACTCCTGATGGATGGAGACACATGAACGGCTACTCTGGCCACACCTTCAAGTTCATCAGCAAGGAGGGCAAGATCACCTACACTCAGTTCCACTACATCACCGACCAGGGTGTCAAGAACCTGTctgccgagaaggccggTGAGCTTGCAGGTGCCAACCCTGATTCCTCTCAGCAGGACCTGTTTGAGGCCATCGACAACGGGGATTACCCCTC
This genomic interval from Yarrowia lipolytica chromosome 1E, complete sequence contains the following:
- a CDS encoding uncharacterized protein (Compare to YALI0E34749g, similar to uniprot|P06115 Saccharomyces cerevisiae YGR088w CTT1 catalase T cytosolic), with the protein product MSKELYANSKDDAVYSTSFGVPFPHHPYSAQRAGPTGPLLLQDTYLIDALAHFDRERIPERVVHAKGGGAHGYFEVTDDLSDITYAEPFQKAGYKCPVTVRFSTVGGERGSADSARDPRGFSIKHRTDWGNWDMVANNTPIFFIRDPIKFPHFIHTQKRDPQTNLGAGPDASHFWNYLTQNPESLHQITYMFGDRGTPDGWRHMNGYSGHTFKFISKEGKITYTQFHYITDQGVKNLSAEKAGELAGANPDSSQQDLFEAIDNGDYPSWTVYVQTMTPEQAEKFRYSILDLTKVWSHKEFPLRKVGKFVLNKNADNYFEEIEQVAFSPSNLPNGLEASADPVLQSRLFSYPDTHRHRLGPNFNQLPVNQPRTFQKGSGCPFLAGNFQRDGNMAINNQGNRPNYLSTIRPIQSVSVPDEDFKSTHNYTGVVTKKMEDESLSVQTEEAKKHDEKIWEGASYIYVSGIQDIDAEQPRALYEKVYDDAAKARFIENVVGHASSIKQPGLKEQVAKYFGQINDDLGQKVAKGLGVSY
- a CDS encoding uncharacterized protein (Compare to YALI0E34727g, weakly similar to uniprot|P07866 Saccharomyces cerevisiae YAL024c LTE1 GDP/GTP exchange factor, similar to Saccharomyces cerevisiae LTE1 (YAL024C); ancestral locus Anc_7.74), which encodes MNTPRAAPNTVRLGPEGQLLGGSPPDIVEYLTSPHTLDYTLMSDFFLTYRMFMDATELLGLLLGRLEWAIGVQNEVNKALRQSQNARNSEKGRDVCVRTFVVLRHWVLNFFADDFVPSHTIRSMFADTLNRLNDSSMVQQDANSQRIVFQLKSIWTKSVSMYWNVPQDLATIYSGGLVGEKLVVENKNANQRLSLKQPHVRRKTILSLYQDIPVYNPETAEGASNSGNESIPSIWTNSSIDGIADDDHPLKRGHSTINGHIIRGGIAAPRNAGLTLIQPPTPIKSFKTAEGSLVSSPEVKDILQKKDARSRSTRQSLNMKLVRFATRLIGEHEMEELSREHVSPRVTESISLDLRYDVLGQRVLQELRHLVESKEKQLNNKAQNDEVFEGFTFANEGNNGSQTNEVDGLDGQAGQEDNSAGRESSKSYVSYTSSLDFDFNLVSTPQKSPTRLKKQQRYSNLNFNSPTKQPRSPTKENRGKLTPSFIEAINYSVRNSDVGNVTESCGMFGVDAEAVAGLAQIPDDTTEEDAIVAALQKLEGTYVKGEKKKQRTKEGDVAQQMQDEGIEDESRDENDLQNSIIGLYDDDESLDPSMVQNVSDLDIPAGFKPSKSLGRRPSPNLNVDVSGGPSDSYLPDAIEFGASSIPDLFSNGRHLPFILNYDAETLAQHMTLIERDSLAEVDWKELIEARWNKKLEPVQSWTSYLVAKTNIGVDMVITRFNLVVNWVISEILLTKRLAERICVVSRFIHIAFLCREMQNFATLMQIVLALSSSHVSRLKETWQHILPQDKKILAELEQIVVPLKNFHNLRQEFVSIDPEKGCIPFVGLSLSDLTFNNERLKLSENGDVNFEQYKTSASIVKSLIQCIEWSKNYRFQSDVDIVAKCLYLQCLTSAEMDQCFEYLVDP